A window from Citrobacter amalonaticus encodes these proteins:
- the ivbL gene encoding ilvB operon leader peptide IvbL, giving the protein MNSSMLTSTLLKTAPSSAAVVVRVVVVVGNAP; this is encoded by the coding sequence ATGAACTCTTCCATGCTGACGTCGACCCTACTAAAAACTGCGCCATCTAGCGCAGCGGTCGTCGTGCGTGTGGTGGTGGTCGTCGGCAATGCGCCGTAG